One region of bacterium genomic DNA includes:
- a CDS encoding isoprenylcysteine carboxylmethyltransferase family protein, whose protein sequence is MHPLIFVWLIDAFWLVLVIYLTVSAIGVKPETQGHLVQSVGLLFAIVAAFVLPRFAIFHFLNFAPVAPALGWIGVVLCAAGMIVLVRARQHLGRNWSQTVSVKRGHELVTSGPYRYVRHPMYGGGLVACIGSAIVGGGAWVFLLVILGTLFLWRITAEDKLMTQQFPNDYPDYRRRTKALIPFVW, encoded by the coding sequence ATGCACCCCCTGATCTTCGTCTGGCTCATCGATGCGTTCTGGCTCGTTCTCGTCATCTACTTGACAGTGTCCGCGATAGGCGTCAAGCCGGAAACTCAAGGCCACCTGGTCCAGAGCGTTGGTCTCCTGTTCGCCATTGTTGCCGCGTTCGTGCTTCCGCGTTTTGCGATATTCCACTTCCTCAACTTCGCCCCTGTCGCCCCGGCGCTCGGTTGGATCGGCGTCGTGTTGTGCGCCGCAGGTATGATCGTTCTCGTCCGGGCGCGGCAGCATCTTGGGCGAAACTGGAGCCAGACGGTCTCCGTCAAGCGAGGACATGAACTCGTCACATCGGGTCCATACCGCTACGTACGGCATCCGATGTATGGTGGAGGCTTGGTCGCGTGCATCGGTTCGGCGATCGTCGGCGGCGGCGCGTGGGTCTTTCTCCTCGTCATCCTCGGGACGCTCTTTCTCTGGCGCATCACCGCAGAAGACAAGCTCATGACACAACAGTTTCCGAACGACTACCCCGACTATAGGCGGCGGACAAAGGCGCTGATTCCGTTCGTCTGGTAG